TCTGCGAACATGACCACTGAATTTATCTGCCCAGTATCCGCTACCCATATTTGCCACTGCAACACCTGTAGATGACTGTGAACCAATAAATTGATTACCACCTAGATATATTCCGACATGACCGTTTGTCTTGTATGTATTGAAAAACACAAGATCTCCAGGTTGCATGTCACTAGTTGAAACCTTTTGTCCAACTCCGCTTAATCCACTAGTACTAGCTGGTACACTTATTCCACCTTGTGCAAAAGCCCATGAAACAAATCCTGAACAATCAAACAAACCATTTGCTATATCAGAAGAAGTACGTCCTCCACCAAATTTATATGCAGAGTTTCCGATATATTTATAACCAGCAGACATGATGCTACTTGCATTTCCACTAGATTTAACAGTTACTGTTGACGACGTTGTAGATGTTGAAGAATTTGAACTGCTTGAACTACTAGAAGTACTTGTTGTCGCTGCGTACTGTTCAATTACTTGACTGTTTGCTTCTTCTGCTTGTGCTTTAGCTTGTTCCTCTAACTGTGCCAATTCACTGTCTTCTAATTCTAGTTCAGCAATTATAGATTGACTAGCCTTTTCTTTTTCATTTAAAGTCTCTTTTTTTGCTTCATTTTCTTCTTTTTGTTCTAAAATCTGTGCTTGCATTAATGTTAATTCTTCTTGCATTGCAGATAATTCTGCTAACTCTTCTTCAACTTTAGCTTTTTGTACCTCTAATTCTTCTTTGTCCGCTTCAAACTGATCAATTAAATTACTGTCGGCTTTAGCGATTTTACTTACTAATGAAACACGATCAATAAAATCAGTGAAACTTTCTGAACCAAAAATCACTTCAAGATAACCAGCAGAACCTCCAGATTTTTGTAAAGATGATGCACGATCCTTCAAGATTTCAAAACGTTTGTCAATATCTTCTTCTAATTCCTTCACTTCTTGTTCTTTTATCTTTAATTCTTCTTGTTTTGTTTCTATCTCAACTTCTGTTTCTTTAATTTTGTTTTCATTCTCTTCTATTGTTTCATCAACACGTGCAATATCTTCATTTAAAGCTATTAATTCAGCTTGCACATCTTGTAAATCTTGTTTCTTATCTTCTAATTCAGATTGAATTTCCGCACGATTTTCTTCAATCACATTTTGTGTTTCAGCATAGACCAATTCTTTTTCTACTGGAAAGGATATTATTAAACCAAATGTTAATGTCATACCAACTAAGATTTTTTTATTATTCAATGCTTCCACACTCTCTTTCTATTTACAATTTTTTTTAGTATTTATGTTTACTATTCTTCTATGTAGGTTATAGGTATATATATAGTTTTAAAGACTTAAATTTGCGCTGTGAATTTTCCAGCAACGTCAGTATAACATCTTGAAGTAACAGTAGTGTTATATGAACATTACAATTATATTTCAATTTGTGTCATTTTTGCTAGATTCATAAATTATAGTAATCAAAAAAGAGATCTAATAGATCTCTTTTTTGATTACTATAATTTATTTAAGATTTGTACCAAGTCTGAAACAGCTAGTTGGCCAGGGGCTGATGCTTGCTCTGCAGCAGCAAAAGTAACTGCCGAACCAAAAATCCCACCAGCCATACGGCTAATAACACCTATACTCCCCATTGACATCGTGATAATTGGCCCTTTTGCATATGACCGATACATTGTTTCTGTTGCGTCTAACAATGTTATAACATCTCTAGGACTACGTGGCATGACAGCAATCTTCGCTACATCAGCATTTATTTCTTCTGCAAGACATAATCGAGAGATAATTTCATCCTTCGAAGGCGTCTTATCAAAGTCATGATTAGATACAATTACAGATATATGATTAGCATGTGCACATTCTATAAGTGCTTGTCTTTTTTCTTTGTTTGTAGAAAGTTCAATATCTATCATATCTAACATATTTGTTTCGATGATTTCTTTATTTAGCTGAAAATAATCAACTAATTGATCTTGCTTTTCTCCCCCTTCACTTTCTGTGCGAAAAGTGAAAATTAATGGTGTATTTGGGAGAACGTGACGAATTTCTTCAAGCGCTTCTTTTACTAACTTTACATTACCAACATCTTTGAAAAAGTCAACACGCCACTCAACTAAATCAATTTCAAGTGTGCGCAAAGCCTTTGCTTCCTCAACCAATCTATCCGCTGAATTTTCTATTAATGACACACAAATCTTTGGATTACCTGAACCAATTGTTACACCTTTTACATGAATTTCTTTTTTCACATGCTTCCCTTCCCTTTTATAATAATAATCTTATTATAGCAATAATTGTGCTATGAAAGAAGCTATGCATCTCTTTTTCTTAAACGGATTTGTAGTTTACTTGTGTTGTAATAATTACACCTACTATTACAAGCAATGCACCACCTATTTGTATGAGCGTAATCGATTCACCTAACCAAAGATACGCACCGAGCATTGTAATGACTGGTAAGAAATTTAGAAATAATGACGCCTTAGATGCGCCTAATTTTTGTACGGCATGATTATATAATAGTAACGCAATTAAACTTGGGAATATACCTAAATATAATAAACTAACGACATACTCACTTTGGAATAGATCTGGTACACCTAAGAATAACCACTCCATCATGACCAGAGGAAATAATACTATAAGTGAAATACTTGTCATCACAAGCAGTCCAGCAATGGAAGGAAAAAAGTGCATGTATTGCTTTACATAGATCGAATATACCGCCCAACAAAGGATAGCCCCAACCATAATAAAATCACCGATATTCCAATTAATCGTCGTTATTTGCAAGACTTCTCCATTAAGTACAACCCAAACTGCTCCAAAAACAGATAAAATAACACCTGCCCACTGTATTTTTCGCAATCTTTCTTTTAACAACCAAGCACTTAATAAAATGGTTATCACCGGAATAACCGTCTCTAACACAGACACATTAGAAGCAGTGGTAAACTGTAACGAAGCATAGATAAACATATTAAAAAACGTTACACCTGTCAAACTCATTATAATGAAAGGTTTTTTATATTTTAAAAATAGTTCCCTGTTGTTCCACGCTGATTTTAAACCAACTGGCAAAACAACTAAAAATGCCACAAATAACCGAAAGAAAGCAATCGTAAACGGTGCTAAGTCATTAATTGCTTTCCCTATTAAAATATTTCCCGCAAAAAATATAACTACAAAAATAAGGAAAATATAAGGAATACTATCACTCCTAACTAAAAGTTCTTTTTATATACTCTATAAGCCTAACAAGTACACACAAAAAAACAAGATGTTCGCCTTTCTGCGAACACCTTGTTTTTATTTAATGATCAACACTGGGCAATGTGCATGTTTTGCGACTTTGTGACTGACACTACCTAGAATCATTGTTTGTACTTTATTACGTCCTCTACTTCCCACGATAACACAATCTGATTGATTACTTTCAGCAAACTCAATAATACTTGGTGCTGGTTCTCCATGAGTAAAGTGAACTTCATAGTCAATTTTCTCTTTATCCAAAAGTGCTAATACAGGCTTTATTTTCTCTTGTCTTTCTATTTTCAGTTCATACTTATCGACATGGTGAAGAACATCTGATTTTGATTTTTTTTCGTCAATTACATAAACAACATCTACAGTTGCATTAAACTGTTGCGCAAGTTGTACCGCGTAATCAGCTGAACGAATAGAATGCTCTGAACCATCTGTTGCAAGTAGTAGTTTAGAAAACAATATAGCCACCTCTTCACATTTAATTTGTTGAATAATCTTTTAATGTCCGGAAGCTTTTGACAAGCCACCAATTTTATTTTTAAGCGATTCGCTTTCTTCATTTAAACCTGAATAAATCACTTTAACATGGTTTTGTTCAAATTTTGTCTCTATCTTATCTAAAGCACCTATTGCTGAATCATCCCAAAGATGTGAGTTAGATAAATCAATTTCAATCTCTTCTATATCATCTGTATAATCAAACTTGTCGATTAGATCATTTACAGAAGCAAAAAAGATTTGGCCATAAATTTTATACACATGTTTTGTGCCTTCTACTTCTACGATTTTCTTCACTTTCACCTTAGAAATTTTTGCAGCAAAGAAAATAGCACTTAATAATACACCCGCCATAACACCAATAGATAAATCATGGGTTATAACAACAGTTACAACAGTTACAACCATAACTAATGCATCTGTTCTCGGTATCTTATGAATATTTTGTAATGAGGACCAATCGAATGTACTAATAGAGACCATGATCATGACACCAGCTAATGCTGCCATTGGGATTTGTACAACGACCCCACCAAGTACAATAATCAAGAACATTAAGAATACACCAGCAACAAGGGAAGATAATCTACCACTTCCACCTGATTTGACATTGATAACAGACTGTCCAATCATTGCGCAACCTGCCATTCCACCAAAGAATCCCGTTACGATATTGGCAATTCCCTGTCCACGACTTTCTTTATTTTTATTACTTGGTGTGTCTGTCATGTCATCGACAATATTTGCAGTTAATAATGACTCAAGTAAACCGACAATTGCAAGTGACAATGAATAAGGAAATATAATCATTAATGTTTCAAAATTAAGCGGTATAGATGGAATTAAGAAAACTGGCAATTGGCGTGTTAGATTTCCTAAATCACCTACTGCTCTAATATCAACATTCATAAAGACAACAAATGCTGTAACAGCAATAATTGCCACCAGAGTTGATGGCACTACATTTGTAATTCGCGGAAATAAATAAATAATAGCTAACGTAACTGCAACGAGCGTGTACATAACCCACGTTTCACCTTCGAAATGTTGAAACTGTGCGGTGAAAATCATAATAGCAAGTGCATTAACAAACCCAACCATAACAGAACGAGGCACAAATTTTATAAAACTCGCTAGTTTAAAAACACCAAATAAGATTTGGAGTACTCCTGTTAAAATTGTAGCAGCAAATAAATATTGTAAACCGTGATCTGCGACTAATGTAATCATTAGTAAAGCCATCGCACCAGTAGCACCAGAAATCATTCCTGGACGGCCACCGATAAATGCAATTACTACTGCAATACAAAATGCGGCATAAAGTCCAACCATTGGATCTACACCAGCAATAATAGAGAAGGCAATCGCTTCTGGTATAAGTGCTAACGCAACAACAATACCAGCTAGCACATCACCTCTTACATTACCAAACCATTCTTGTTTTATTTTTTGAATGTTCAATTTAACACCTCTTTTAGTAATTATATTTTGTCCGATTTGAACAATCCGATTCGTTTTGAACAAAATGAATCATATCATATTCTTTTAAATGCTCAAAATCTCAATAAAACGCATACATTATTAATATACTTCTATATTCTTAGTTTTTCTTCATATATATAGTTTTTAAACAAATACGTTTAAATATATTTGAGTATAATTGAGTATAATTAAATACCGTTATTTTCAAAACTAAACATTATTATGATATGATAGCTTTATGTTGATTAATGGGGGCGGCCATATGGAGAAAGAAATCATGACAATCGCACAAGTTGCAGAATACTTGCAACTGAGTGAAATGACTACATATAAACTTGTACAAGAAGGAAAACTCCCTGGCTTTAAAATTGGTAGACATTGGCGCATTAAAAGGGATGATTTAGACGAATTTATTGAAAAACTAAAAAAAGGTGAAAGACTATAATAAGTAGAAGTCAGATTAAACTGGCTTCTACTTATTTTTATTTCATCATTCTTAGAAGTTAGAAAACAATTGAATTAGGGAATAGTAAGTGATGGGTGCACAGAGAAAATATTCATTTCATTAGTCGTTACTAAATTTCATTCAATTATAATTCATAAGGAGAGATTATAGATGCCACAACAATCTATTAAAGCGTTCGTCTTCGATGTCTACGGTACACTGTTTGATGTTCATTCAGTTGGCGACAATTGCGAAAAAATGTATCCTGGAAAAGGTACTGAAATCAGTAAAACTTGGAGAGAAAAGCAAATACAATATTCAAACTTACACCAATTAATGGGGAATTATCAAACTTTCCTCACCGTTACAAAAGAAGCACTACGTTATGCAGTAAAGCAACACGGTGAACAACTTGATCAAAACTCAGAAAAAGAATTAATTAATAGCTACTTACATCTTGTAACCTATCCAGAAGTAAAAGAGATACTATCACAAATACAAAATAAAAAAATTGCCGTTTTCTCAAATGGTTCGCACGATATGTTAGACCCGTTAATTAAGGAATCGGAAATCTCCAGTCTTATTCATCAACTCATCAGTGTAGATGAGATAAAACAATTTAAGCCTACGGTTGCTTCCTATGATTATGCTTTACAACAACTTGGTGTACAACGTGAAGAAGTATTATTTATGTCTTCTAATGGTTGGGACATTTCTGGAGCGAAAAACTATGGATTCCAGACAGCCTGGATAAATCGCAAGAATTTACCTGTAGAAGAATTAAACCTTGAACCAAATAGTATTTATCAAAATTTACAAGGCATTCTAGAATGGAAAGATTAATGAAAATTCCAAAATAAACTTTTAGCTTTCCCTTTTTCAGGGAAGGAATTTAATAAAGGAGGAGTATTCAATGTCAGAATTTGAACTTGGAAAAACTGTTCCTAATCTAATTCTTCCTACTGCAACAGGTGAGGAATATAATTTTGAGGAACAGCGCAAACAAAAAGAAGATTGGTATTTAATTATCTTTTTCCGTGGCTCATGGTGTCCAGCATGTATGAGTGAGTTGGATGCATTAGAAGAAGGAAAAGATTACTTTAACAAAAAAGACATTCATATCATTACGATCTCAACTGACAATTTAAATGCTTTAACAGACATGACAAAAGAACATAAATTCAGCTTTACAGTACTTTCAGATGAACAGCATCAGGCAATCAAAGATTATCAGGTTCACTATCACAAGGAAAATGCACCATATGAAGATCACGGTGCACACGGAGAACCCGCTTACTTTTTAGTTGATGAAAACGGTCGTTTGCTTTATCAACAAAGACAGACAAGTCCATTCGGAAGGCCATCTGTAACAGAACTAAGAAAGATCACAACTTATATCCATAAAAATATGAAATAAGAAAGGGCTAGAGGGTAAATCTTCTAGCCTTTTCTATATTAAAATGTTTAATACTGACAATTACAGTGAAATACTACTATATAATCTATTACACTAGGAGGCTTATAATTGGTTAACGAAAATTTCACAAAACAATTTATTAACGGACAATGGATTAAGGGTTCAAGTGATGCGGTTGTTGAAAATTATAATCCATATACAGAAAAAGAAATCATGACGATCCCTTCAGCAGATGAGTCGGATGTAAATAAAGCGTATCAAGCGGCTGAAAGCGCACAAAAAAGTTGGCAAGAGGTTACACCTGCTGAAAAACAATCACACTTTTTAAACCTATTACAATTAGTGGAGAAACGTAAAGATGAAATTATTGACTGGTTAGTAGAAGAATCCGGTAGTACTCGAGTTAAAGCAAATGTGGAATATGGCATTTGTTACGAAGTGATTAAAGAAGCTCTCTCTTTTCCAACACGAATGACAGGTACGATACTACCATCTAATACACCTGGAAAGGAGAATTTCGTTTATCGGAATCCCAAAGGCGTAATTGGTATTATTGGTCCATGGAATTTCCCATTATATTTAACATTACGTTCTGTTGCGCCAGCAATTGCAGCAGGTAACACCGTAGTAATCAAACCAGCATCTGATACACCAATTACATCAGGTCTTCTAATCGCTTCCTTATTTGAAGAAGCAGGATTTCCAAAAGGTGTCGTAAACGTTGTTGTTGGAAGAGGTTCAGTGATTGGTGATTCAGTTGTAACAAATCCTATTCCATCAACTATTTCCTTCACAGGTTCTACTGAAGTAGGTAGTCATTTGGCACAATTAGCAGGTAAGGACCTGAAAGATACTGCTTTAGAACTTGGTGGTAATAACGCAATGATGG
The nucleotide sequence above comes from Paraliobacillus zengyii. Encoded proteins:
- a CDS encoding SulP family inorganic anion transporter; its protein translation is MNIQKIKQEWFGNVRGDVLAGIVVALALIPEAIAFSIIAGVDPMVGLYAAFCIAVVIAFIGGRPGMISGATGAMALLMITLVADHGLQYLFAATILTGVLQILFGVFKLASFIKFVPRSVMVGFVNALAIMIFTAQFQHFEGETWVMYTLVAVTLAIIYLFPRITNVVPSTLVAIIAVTAFVVFMNVDIRAVGDLGNLTRQLPVFLIPSIPLNFETLMIIFPYSLSLAIVGLLESLLTANIVDDMTDTPSNKNKESRGQGIANIVTGFFGGMAGCAMIGQSVINVKSGGSGRLSSLVAGVFLMFLIIVLGGVVVQIPMAALAGVMIMVSISTFDWSSLQNIHKIPRTDALVMVVTVVTVVITHDLSIGVMAGVLLSAIFFAAKISKVKVKKIVEVEGTKHVYKIYGQIFFASVNDLIDKFDYTDDIEEIEIDLSNSHLWDDSAIGALDKIETKFEQNHVKVIYSGLNEESESLKNKIGGLSKASGH
- a CDS encoding DMT family transporter is translated as MPYIFLIFVVIFFAGNILIGKAINDLAPFTIAFFRLFVAFLVVLPVGLKSAWNNRELFLKYKKPFIIMSLTGVTFFNMFIYASLQFTTASNVSVLETVIPVITILLSAWLLKERLRKIQWAGVILSVFGAVWVVLNGEVLQITTINWNIGDFIMVGAILCWAVYSIYVKQYMHFFPSIAGLLVMTSISLIVLFPLVMMEWLFLGVPDLFQSEYVVSLLYLGIFPSLIALLLYNHAVQKLGASKASLFLNFLPVITMLGAYLWLGESITLIQIGGALLVIVGVIITTQVNYKSV
- a CDS encoding universal stress protein, translated to MFSKLLLATDGSEHSIRSADYAVQLAQQFNATVDVVYVIDEKKSKSDVLHHVDKYELKIERQEKIKPVLALLDKEKIDYEVHFTHGEPAPSIIEFAESNQSDCVIVGSRGRNKVQTMILGSVSHKVAKHAHCPVLIIK
- a CDS encoding coiled-coil domain-containing protein, which codes for MNNKKILVGMTLTFGLIISFPVEKELVYAETQNVIEENRAEIQSELEDKKQDLQDVQAELIALNEDIARVDETIEENENKIKETEVEIETKQEELKIKEQEVKELEEDIDKRFEILKDRASSLQKSGGSAGYLEVIFGSESFTDFIDRVSLVSKIAKADSNLIDQFEADKEELEVQKAKVEEELAELSAMQEELTLMQAQILEQKEENEAKKETLNEKEKASQSIIAELELEDSELAQLEEQAKAQAEEANSQVIEQYAATTSTSSSSSSSNSSTSTTSSTVTVKSSGNASSIMSAGYKYIGNSAYKFGGGRTSSDIANGLFDCSGFVSWAFAQGGISVPASTSGLSGVGQKVSTSDMQPGDLVFFNTYKTNGHVGIYLGGNQFIGSQSSTGVAVANMGSGYWADKFSGHVRRVN
- a CDS encoding aldehyde dehydrogenase family protein yields the protein MVNENFTKQFINGQWIKGSSDAVVENYNPYTEKEIMTIPSADESDVNKAYQAAESAQKSWQEVTPAEKQSHFLNLLQLVEKRKDEIIDWLVEESGSTRVKANVEYGICYEVIKEALSFPTRMTGTILPSNTPGKENFVYRNPKGVIGIIGPWNFPLYLTLRSVAPAIAAGNTVVIKPASDTPITSGLLIASLFEEAGFPKGVVNVVVGRGSVIGDSVVTNPIPSTISFTGSTEVGSHLAQLAGKDLKDTALELGGNNAMMVLDDANIDEAVKAAVFGKFLHQGQICMAINRIIVDENVHDEFVEKFTAAVKQLKTGDPNEEDTFIGPLINNGQVSRILEDVAKTKEEGATVMTSGEVNGNLMEPIVLANVTNEMTMAKNEIFGPVAVIIKVENEKAAIQVANGTPYGLSGSVFTSDRWRGLEVAKKVHTGMIHVNDQSVNDEPHVAFGGEKHSGLGRFGGSWALDKFTTEKWISVQSEYRKF
- the aroD gene encoding type I 3-dehydroquinate dehydratase, whose amino-acid sequence is MKKEIHVKGVTIGSGNPKICVSLIENSADRLVEEAKALRTLEIDLVEWRVDFFKDVGNVKLVKEALEEIRHVLPNTPLIFTFRTESEGGEKQDQLVDYFQLNKEIIETNMLDMIDIELSTNKEKRQALIECAHANHISVIVSNHDFDKTPSKDEIISRLCLAEEINADVAKIAVMPRSPRDVITLLDATETMYRSYAKGPIITMSMGSIGVISRMAGGIFGSAVTFAAAEQASAPGQLAVSDLVQILNKL
- a CDS encoding haloacid dehalogenase type II; protein product: MPQQSIKAFVFDVYGTLFDVHSVGDNCEKMYPGKGTEISKTWREKQIQYSNLHQLMGNYQTFLTVTKEALRYAVKQHGEQLDQNSEKELINSYLHLVTYPEVKEILSQIQNKKIAVFSNGSHDMLDPLIKESEISSLIHQLISVDEIKQFKPTVASYDYALQQLGVQREEVLFMSSNGWDISGAKNYGFQTAWINRKNLPVEELNLEPNSIYQNLQGILEWKD
- a CDS encoding helix-turn-helix domain-containing protein encodes the protein MEKEIMTIAQVAEYLQLSEMTTYKLVQEGKLPGFKIGRHWRIKRDDLDEFIEKLKKGERL
- a CDS encoding peroxiredoxin family protein, producing the protein MSEFELGKTVPNLILPTATGEEYNFEEQRKQKEDWYLIIFFRGSWCPACMSELDALEEGKDYFNKKDIHIITISTDNLNALTDMTKEHKFSFTVLSDEQHQAIKDYQVHYHKENAPYEDHGAHGEPAYFLVDENGRLLYQQRQTSPFGRPSVTELRKITTYIHKNMK